Within the Cetobacterium sp. 8H genome, the region CAAGTTTAATCTATTTTGGAATAAAAAAAGGAAAACAATATTTATAATATATAATAAATTAGAGGTGATATAATGGAAAATATTCAAGAAATTTATTTGGCTGGTGGATGCTTCTGGGGCGTAGAAGCATATGTGGAAAAGATTGAAGGTGTTATTGATACTGTTTCTGGATATGCAAATGGAAAAACAGAAAATCCAACATATGAAGACGTAGTCTATAGAGGTACTGGTCACGCTGAAACGGTTCGTGTAACGTATAATGCTGATAAAGTTAGTTTAGAAACACTTCTTAAATATTACTTTAGAATTATAGACCCTACTAGTTTAAATAAGCAAGGGAACGATAAAGGAACTCAATATCGAACAGGAATATATTATACAAAAGAAGAGGATAAAAAAGTTATTGAAAAAGAAATTGAACAGCTTCAAAAAAATTATTCAGGTAAAATTGTAGTTGAAGTTGTACCTTTAATTCGATTTGATTTAGCTGAAGAGTATCATCAGGATTATTTAAAGAAAAATCCTAATGGATATTGTCATATAGATTTATCAAAAGCGGAAGAGATAATAGTAGATGGAAGTAAGTATTCTAAGTTAACGGATGATGAATTAAGATCTAAATTGACAGATAAACAATATAAAGTAACTCAGTTAGGTGATACAGAGAAACCTTTTCATAATGAGTATTGGGATTTTTTTAAGCCTGGAATATATATCGATATAACGACAGGAGAACCACTTTTCTCATCTAAAGATAAATTTAATTCTCAATGTGGATGGCCCAGTTTTGCAAAAACGATTGCTCCGGAAGTTGTTGTCTACAATAGAGATAAGAGTTTTAATATGGAAAGAGTTGAAGTTGTAAGTAGGGTAGGAAAAGCACATTTAGGACATGTTTTTAATGATGGACCAAAAGATCTTGGAGGATTAAGATATTGTATAAATAGTGCGGCTATTGAATTTATACCATTAGATAAAATGCAGGAAAAAGGATATGGTTATTTAATCCCAGCAGTTGAAAGTAATAAATAAAATTTGATTTAATGAAAAATATATGTATATGTTGGGGGATTATATGAAATATGAATTTATAAGTAATACTGGTTTGGAAAACAGCAAAAATTTATATAAATATATTGAAAGTGGATTTGAAACGGCAAAAAGTTTTTACTTTTCAGTGGCTTTTATTAATTTTGCAGGAGTACAAATTATTTTAGATATATTAAAAAAAAGTGAAAAACGTAATATAAAAGGTAAAATTTTAACAACAAATTATCTTCACTTTACAGAATTGAAATCTATTGAATTTTTAAAAAAATTTACAAATATAGAGGTTAAGTTTTTTGATAGTGATAAGATGGAAGGATTCCACACTAAAGGGTATATATTTGAGTATGAAAATTGTTATAAAGCTATTATTGGGTCATCTAATTTGACTAAGAGTGGACTTAAAAGCAATATTGAGTGGAATACAGCTATTACAACAAAAAAAGATAGTGATTTTATAAATGGGATTCTGAATGAATTTAATTACCTTTGGGAAAAAGGGGTTAAAAATGTGAGTCCCTATATAGTTTCAGAAATCAAGAAAACATATTTTTTAGCGGCAGAAGATCATAACTTTGGAATTTATAATAATTCGGATATAAAACCTAACTATATGCAAGAAGCAGCTTTAAAAAATTTAGAGAATATAAGATTTTATGGAGAGAAAAGAGGCCTTTGCATAGCAGCTACAGGAACAGGAAAAACATACTTAGGAGCTTTTGATGCTAAAGCCTTTAATGCAAAGAGCCTTCTTTTTATAGTTCATAATGAAGACATACTAAACTCAGCTATAGAAACTTTTAGAAAAGTTATGCCAAATAAAAGTATAGGAAAGTTTACAGGTAATCAAAAATCTATAGATTGTGAATATATTTTTGCGACAATTCAAAGCTTAAATAATAGGTATGAAGAGTTTAAGAAAGATAGGTTTGACTATATAATAGTTGATGAAGCACATCATGTAACCGCTAAAAGTTATGAAAAAGTCATAAATTATTTTGAGCCTAAGTTTTTATTAGGCCTAACAGCTACTCCAGAAAGATGTGATGGTGGAAATATATATGAAGTTTTTCATATGAATGTACCTGTTGAAATTCGTTTAAAAGAAGCTTTAGATAGATCTCTTGTGGTACCATTTCATTATTACGGGGTAAAAGATATAACTGAAGTAAATTTGGAAAGGGTAGATTTAAATGATATAGCTGCTGTTACAAAAGCTTTAAATTTAGAAAAAAGAGTGGATTATATAATAGAGAAGATGAATTTTTATGGATATAGTGGTAAAAAAAGAAAAACTATAGGATTTTGTGTATCTATTGAACACTGTGAATATATGACAAAAGAGTTTTTAAAAAGAGGTATAAAAGCAAGTACAATAACAGGAAATCATGCAAAAGTAATTAGAGAAGATATTATAAAAAAATTTAGAGATACAAATGATTTAGAAATTATATTCACAGTTAATATATTTAATGAAGGGATTGATATTCCTTGTATTAATAGTATTTTGATGTTAAGACCTACTGCTTCTCCCATTATATTCACTCAACAGTTAGGAAGAGGTCTTAGACATTATAAAAATAAAGAATTTTTAACTGTTATAGATTTTATAGGAAATCATTCGAGAACTTTTTTAATAGCTTTGGCTTTAATGGGACGAAAAGGATATGATAAAGAGAGCATAAAAATAGCTGTCAAAAGAGATTTTGATAATCTTTCAAAATCTATTCATATTAAGATGGAAGAGATATGTAAAGAGGAGATACTAAAACAACTAGACAATGAAAATTTTAATAGCTTGAAGTATTTAAAAGTGGAGTATTTGGAGTTTAAAGAACTATTAAAAGGGAGAGTTCCACATCCACTTGACTTTATTGAATATGAAGATGCACCAAATTTTTATAAATATTCAAGACTTCAAAAATCATATTTGGATTTTTTAGAAAAAATAAAGGAGGATTTGATTCCTTTAGATGAGAAAAGTAAAATGGTGGTTAGAGAAATAGAAAGATTTTTGCCAATAAAAAGAGTGTATGAATTTGCAATAGTTCGTGAGCTAATATCTAAAGATAAAGCTTTGTCTAAAAAAGATATTTTTAGTATTATTGCTAAATATATTGAAATATTAGATGTAAATCATTGTAAAAAAACTATTGAACATGCAATGGAATATTTAAATGGAAATTATTATGATTCTCAAGATTTAAAAAGATGTGGAAAACTTTTTCAAATAACTGAAGACATAATACAAAAGACAGATCTATTGAACGAAGTTTTAAAAGATAGAGATGTAAAAAAATATATTTTAGAGGTTTTAGATTATGGACTTTTAAAGTATAAAGAGAATTTTGGAATAAAAGATTATGGATTCCCATTTTTTAAAATTTACGAAAATTATTTTATGAAAGATGTAGCTCTTCTTTGTAACTATGATAAAAAGCATAGTGCATTTAGAGGAAGTGGACTTCTAAAAAAAGATAATGATTATTTTGTTTTCATAGATTTACACAAAGATGAAAATATAAAAGATAGCATAAAATATAAGGATAAGATTTTAAATAGATTTAATTTTCAATGGGAAACACCCAACTCTACAAGGGTAGACAGTGAAATTGGCAAAAAAATAATAGAGAATAGAATTATGGGTATAAATATTCATATTTTTGTAAGAAAATGTAAAGAGAGTGATGGTGTAGTCCAGCCATATATTTATATAGGAAAAGGAGATTGTATAGCCTATAGTGGTACTAAACCCATAACAACTACTTTAAAGCTAGAAAATCCATTATCTAAAGAAATCTATATAGAATTGACTGAAAGAGTAGAAAAAATTATACAAGTGGCCGAGAAGGGAGAGCATAATGAAAAAAGTTATTGAAGTGGTTGGAGCAATCTTAGAAAATTCAAATGGAGAGATATTTTGTGCTATGAGACCTGAGGGTAAAACTTTTCCAGGAATGTGGGAGTTTCCAGGTGGAAAAATAGAGCATAATGAAGAGCCTGAAAAAGCTTTAGAAAGAGAGATTCTAGAGGAGTTAAATATATATATAAGAACAGGTGAGTTGTTTGACGAAGTGGAAAAAGAGTATGAAAAATTTATCATAAATTTATTATGCTATAGATGCACTATTTTAGATTTTTCAGGATTTAAATTATTAGAACATCAAGATTTTAAATGGGTAAAAAAAGAGGAGTTAAAAAACTTAAATTGGGTA harbors:
- a CDS encoding DEAD/DEAH box helicase — protein: MKYEFISNTGLENSKNLYKYIESGFETAKSFYFSVAFINFAGVQIILDILKKSEKRNIKGKILTTNYLHFTELKSIEFLKKFTNIEVKFFDSDKMEGFHTKGYIFEYENCYKAIIGSSNLTKSGLKSNIEWNTAITTKKDSDFINGILNEFNYLWEKGVKNVSPYIVSEIKKTYFLAAEDHNFGIYNNSDIKPNYMQEAALKNLENIRFYGEKRGLCIAATGTGKTYLGAFDAKAFNAKSLLFIVHNEDILNSAIETFRKVMPNKSIGKFTGNQKSIDCEYIFATIQSLNNRYEEFKKDRFDYIIVDEAHHVTAKSYEKVINYFEPKFLLGLTATPERCDGGNIYEVFHMNVPVEIRLKEALDRSLVVPFHYYGVKDITEVNLERVDLNDIAAVTKALNLEKRVDYIIEKMNFYGYSGKKRKTIGFCVSIEHCEYMTKEFLKRGIKASTITGNHAKVIREDIIKKFRDTNDLEIIFTVNIFNEGIDIPCINSILMLRPTASPIIFTQQLGRGLRHYKNKEFLTVIDFIGNHSRTFLIALALMGRKGYDKESIKIAVKRDFDNLSKSIHIKMEEICKEEILKQLDNENFNSLKYLKVEYLEFKELLKGRVPHPLDFIEYEDAPNFYKYSRLQKSYLDFLEKIKEDLIPLDEKSKMVVREIERFLPIKRVYEFAIVRELISKDKALSKKDIFSIIAKYIEILDVNHCKKTIEHAMEYLNGNYYDSQDLKRCGKLFQITEDIIQKTDLLNEVLKDRDVKKYILEVLDYGLLKYKENFGIKDYGFPFFKIYENYFMKDVALLCNYDKKHSAFRGSGLLKKDNDYFVFIDLHKDENIKDSIKYKDKILNRFNFQWETPNSTRVDSEIGKKIIENRIMGINIHIFVRKCKESDGVVQPYIYIGKGDCIAYSGTKPITTTLKLENPLSKEIYIELTERVEKIIQVAEKGEHNEKSY
- a CDS encoding (deoxy)nucleoside triphosphate pyrophosphohydrolase, with amino-acid sequence MKKVIEVVGAILENSNGEIFCAMRPEGKTFPGMWEFPGGKIEHNEEPEKALEREILEELNIYIRTGELFDEVEKEYEKFIINLLCYRCTILDFSGFKLLEHQDFKWVKKEELKNLNWVPTDIPTVDKLMNSL
- the msrB gene encoding peptide-methionine (R)-S-oxide reductase MsrB — encoded protein: MENIQEIYLAGGCFWGVEAYVEKIEGVIDTVSGYANGKTENPTYEDVVYRGTGHAETVRVTYNADKVSLETLLKYYFRIIDPTSLNKQGNDKGTQYRTGIYYTKEEDKKVIEKEIEQLQKNYSGKIVVEVVPLIRFDLAEEYHQDYLKKNPNGYCHIDLSKAEEIIVDGSKYSKLTDDELRSKLTDKQYKVTQLGDTEKPFHNEYWDFFKPGIYIDITTGEPLFSSKDKFNSQCGWPSFAKTIAPEVVVYNRDKSFNMERVEVVSRVGKAHLGHVFNDGPKDLGGLRYCINSAAIEFIPLDKMQEKGYGYLIPAVESNK